The Candidatus Nitrosopumilus sp. SW genomic sequence CAATAAGAGCAAAATCAAATCTATTTTTAAAATCGGAGCCAACAAGGTGAAAAATTCCAGTATGGTCATCATTTACTAATTTTTGTGTACAAGCCACAAAGTCCGGAACATATGTAGGAGTATTGTACCAATCAGAAATCTCTAAATGTTCTTCATTAGAATTCAGGTGTTCAATTACTCTAAGAACAGAATTTGTATGGTGCCAGTTTTTTTTCCATGAATAGGGTTGATCAGTTCGAATTATCAAGTAGGGTAAATTGGAATTTAGAACTAATTCTTCACCCATAGATTTTGTCAAACCGTATGATGAGATTGGATTGGTTTTTTCTGCTTCAGAATAAGATTTTTTTGAACCATCAAATACTGCAGATGTTGAAATGTAGATAATTTTACTATGAAAAGAGGCAGCTGCATCTATAGTAAATTTTAATCCAGTTACATTGATTGCTTTGGCCAAATTTTTATCTGTTTCACACAAGTCTACATTTGTAATGGCTGATGCATAAATGATTACATCAGGTTTGATTTTTTGAATTATGGTATGAATATTTTTTTTATCAGTTACATCAAGATAATGAAAATATTCTTCATTAATTCTATGTTTAAAATAAGTTGAATTTACTTTTTGTCCATTTTTGATAAAATTATGATGTAAGTAATATCCAAGAAATCCACTTCCTCCAATTATAAGAATCATATCAATTGTTTATGGTATAGGTTTTTTGTTAAATCTATTTCTTAACACATTTAAGATATCCATCAGGGGCAGCAGTGATTAGTAACTTATTAGTGATATTTTTATCAATTTTAAAGCGATTTGTTGTTTTTAAAAACTCACGAATTGCAGATTTTGGGTTTTTAGTTTTTGTCCAAGGGCGATTTTTGAAGAAATTATTTGGCAAGAATTCAATTAATGTATCAAAAACTATCAAATAACTTCCTTTAGTAATTAGCTGAGAATATGCTTTTAATTCAGACAAAACGTGTTTGTGAGTATGATTAGAATCAAGTATAACCATAATACATTTTTTGTTTTTTGATAATTGGTTTATTTTATTGATGGTTTTTTTATTTATAGATGATCCTTCAATCAACGTTATTCTTTTGAACATTGGATGTTTTTCTATTGCTTTCTTATTTTGTTGATGAATTTTTATATCAATTCCAATGATTTCGCCTTTTCCAATTATTTCTAACATTGAAGCAAGAAAAGTTACTGAGCCTCCTCTAGCAACTCCAGTCTCAATAATAAGATCAGGTTTGAGTTTCCAGATGATTTCTTGCAATGCAATAATATCTTGAGGATATTGAATTATGGGCAATCCAAGCCATTTAAAATGATAAGAATATTCATATTGATAACTATCAGAAATCCATTTTTTTGAAAGAGCATCAAGTGATGTATCTTCTTTCATCTGAAGGATTTTTTTCTTATTTCTTTTTTCAAAAATAGAATTATCCATTTTCATTCACCTTTTTTTCAGTAAAAAACTTGTACGATAAGTCTTTCTTTGATATAATTGAAATTTCTAAAGGAAGTTTTATCTTAAAAGAAGGATCATTCCATTTGAATCCACGTGAATAGTCAGGCATATAATCTTGAGAGATTTGATAAGTCACTTCAGTATTATCGACTAAAGTTTGAAATCCATGTGCAAAGCCTTTTGGTATATACAACATTTTATTATTCTCAGATGAAAGATCAAATCCCTCCCATTGTTTATAAGTTGAAGAGGAAGGTCTAATGTCAACTATGATATCAAAAATTTTGCCTTTACTACATCTAATTAATTTATCCTCATCATAAGGAGGGATTTGATAATGCATTCCACGAAAAGTTCCTTTTTTCAGATTAAATGAAATGCTTCCTTGAGAAATGTTTGGGTTTAATCCTTTTTCTTCAAAAAGGTTTTTGTCCCAAATTCGTGCAAAAAAACCACGTTCATCTTGAAATTTTTCGAGTTCTACGATAAATGATCCTTTAAGTTTTGTTTCTGTAAAAATCAAAGTATTTTTACCTCCGGTATAGGAACCACAAATCTTCCTCCCCATTCTTTGATAAAATCCATTTGTTTGACAACCTCTTCTTGTAAATTCCAAGGCAAAATTATTACATAGTCAGGTTTAGTTTTTTGAATTTCATCAGGAGATTTTATTAAAATATGTGTACCTGGTAGGTATAATCCTTGTTTGTAGGGACTACGATCAACTACATAATCAATATAATCTAATCCTATTTTACAATAATTTAACATAGTATTACCTTTTGCAGCAGCACCATAACAAACAATTTTTTTGTTTCTATTCTTTACAGAAGATACAAAATCTAATAATTGTTTTTTTATTTTTTCAATTTTTTTTTGAAAATTTGTATAGGTAGAAATTTTTGTGATGCCAAATTCTATTTCTTTGTCCAAAAGTTTTTTTACATTATTATTGATAATATGGTTTGAATTTTCAATATGGGTGGCATAAATTCTTAAGGACCCACCATGTGTATTTAATTCATCAACATCAAATATTTTCAAATTGTGTTTCTCAAAAATTTTGACTGCAGTATAAAGTGAAATATATGAAAAGTGTTCATGATAAATGGTATCAAATTGGTTTTTATCTATTAATTGCATTAAGTGTGGAAATTCCATAGTAATAATTCCATTTGGTTTAAGTAAGATTTTCATTCCTTCAACAAAATTATTAATATTTGGAACATGAGCTAAAACATTATTCCCAAGTAAAAGATCAGCTTTTTGATTTTTGGCAGATAATTCTTTTGCAACATCTATATCAAAGAATTTTACCATAGTTTGAATACCTTTTTGTTTTGCTATATTTGCAATATTTTCTGCAGGTTCTATTCCCATACAAGGAATATTTTTATTTTTAAAATTTTGAAGTAAATAGCCATCATTACTTGCAATTTCTATAACAAAACTATTCTCATCAAGTTCAAATCTATCTGTAATTTGCTCAACATATTCTAGTGCATGTTTCATCCAAGTTTCTGAATAAGATGAGAAATATGCATAATCACTAAAAATTTTATCTGGACTGTTAAATTCCTCTAATTGTACTAAAAAACAATTTTTGCATACATATGCATGTAAAGGAAATATTGGTTCTTTCTCAGTTAATCTAGATTTCTTTAAAAAAGAATTTGAGAGTGGGGATGTACCAAGATCTGCAAAGGTTACTTCCAAATATTCATTACAAAATCTACATTTTTTTTCCATAATAATTACATCGAATCAAAATCATCTATTTGTTTTTCTGAAATTTGTTTCATGTCACTTTGTTTTTTGTATTCTTTATACCAATCTACAGTCAATTGAAGCATTTTTTCTATGTCAATTTTTGGTTTCCAACCTAGAATTGTTTGTGATTTGGTACAATCTAATTTCAGAGTCTTTGCCTCATGAGGATTCTCAGATTTTTCTAAAGATATCTTACATTTTTTTCCATATATTTCTGAGATTTTATCTATTATCCAAGAAACTTTTTTTCCTTGTTCATTTGGGCCAAAATTCCAAGCTTGTGCAAACCTAGGACCATCCAACCACATTTTTTCAGCAAGTAAAAGATATCCACTTAAAGGTTCAAAAACATGTTGCCACGGTCTAACAGCATGAAGATTACGAATTTTTACTTCCTTGTTATTGAGAAGTGATTGCATTAGATCGGGAATTAATCGATCTTTTGCCCAATCACCTCCACCAATTACATTACCTGCTCTAACTGATGCCAAAGCGATTTTATGATTATCTGATTGAAAAAAGGAATTCCTAAATGCTGTTGTAACTAGTTCTGAACATCCTTTACTACTGCTATATGGATCATACCCTCCTAAAGCATCTTCTTCTGTATAGCCTCTATCAAATTCTTTGTTGTCATAACATTTGTCACTGGTAACATTAATGATTAATCGGGTTTTTTTATTCTCTCGTAGTGCATCGAACAAATTTACAGTTCCCATCACATTAGTTTCATACGTTTCTCTTGGATTTGTATATGACATTCTAACTAGAGACTGTGCTGCCATATGAAAAATGATCTCAGGATTTGTTTTTTTTATGACATTACTAACTTCGTCAAAATTTCTTATATCGCCTTCAATAGAATTTATTCCATTTTTAACATCAGCTAATTCAAATAAGCTAGGGGTTGTTGGAATATCATTTGAAAATCCAGTTATTTTTGCACCCATTTTTTTTAGCCATAATGTTAACCAGCTACCCTTGAATCCTGTATGTCCTGTTAAAAGAACAGTTTTTTCTTTCCAAAATTCTTTATTCATTACCAATTCTTCCAAGGAGCTTTTCCGGAATTCCATAAATTTTCCAGATGAGTTTTATCACGTAAGGTATCAAGTGGTTGCCAAAATGTATTATGTCTATACGCAGATAATTGTCCTTCTTCTGCTAGTTTCTCTAAAGGTTGTCTTTCCCAAATGGTTAGATCATCATCAATATAATCAAAAATTTTAGGTTCTAAAACAAAAAATCCCCCATTAATCCAATTTCCATCCCCAGCAGGTTTTTCTTTAAAATTAGTAATTTTATTTCCGCTAATATCTAAAGTTCCAAATCGTCCTGGTGGTTGTACAGCGGTCACAGTTGCAGAGGTTTTAGAATTATTATGAAAATCAATTAATTTTGAGAGATCAATATCACTTACTCCATCACCATAAGTGAAACAGAATGTTTCGTTATTTACAAAATCTTTTACTCTTTTTAGACGGCCTCCTGTCATAGTTTCTAGACCAGTATCAACTAGAGTTACTAACCAAGGTTCTGCTGATTTACGATGTACCTCCATTTTATTATTTTTCATATCAAAAGTAACATCAGAGGTATGCAAAAAATAATTGGCAAAATATTCTTTTACCATGTATCCTTTATAACCACAACAAATTACGAAATCATTCAGTCCATATGACGAATACATTTTCATTATATGCCATAGAATTGGTTTCCCTCCAATTTCGATCATGGGTTTTGGTTTTAAGTGAGTTTCTTCACTTATTCTTGTTCCCAAACCTCCAGCTAAAATTACTACTTTCATAGAATACACTTTTGTAATTCTTTATGTATTAATTCATTTATTAAATTTAATAATTTATCAAGAATTTAAAAATAGATACAGGTATAAATCAATTTTTTTCAGTAATTACTACTTTTTTGCCTTTTTTGCTACTTAATTCAATTGCATCTAAAACATTAAGAATTTGAAGATCTTGTTCCAAACTAAATGGATATTTCTGTTTTCGTTTAACAGCTAACAAAAAATTTTTCATTTCTTTTTCATATATATTTTCAGGAGGAGTATTTCCTAGATAACCAGAAGCTACTTTACCCGTATCTAATTTCTTTATGTTCCATTTTTTTCCAGTATTAACTTGAATAGTTCCTTTCTTGAAATCACACAAAATTACACCTTTTTCACCTATTAATCTTGTTTCACGAAAACTTGGTTCTGATATCACATCGAAAATAAAATTTCCAATAATTCCATTTTTAAAATTTGCATGAATTTGATAGATATCATCAATATCAACATCCAAATTAGAAACTTTTTGTACACTAGATGACACAGAGATTATTTTAGAAAAAAGATAAAACAACCAATTTAATTCAAATGGAACGAGTTCTTTTGCACCACCAGTTTCTTTTTTAGAAACAAAGAAATTTTTGTAATTTTCCCAAGGGTGCCAAGATTTTAAATTTTGACCATTATAGTGATGAATTTCAAATATTTTTCCAATTTTTTTCTTTTTCAAAAGTTTTTCTAATTCAGAAACTATTGGGTGATATCGCATTGTACATGATGGTGCAGCAATAATTTTTTTTCCTTTAATTTTTTTGATAATTTGTTTGACATGAGATGATGAGTGATTCAATTCCATAAAAAAATCAATATTATTTTTTATTGCTAACAATGCATATTTCAAATGTAAATCGGGTGGTGTTGAAATTATTATGGCATTTGGATGTTGAGAAATAGCATGATCAATATTATCAAAAGTTTCAATTTTGTATTTTTTAAAAGATTCATCACGTCTAATTTTCTGTGGATCATAGCCTAATATGCCAAAATTACCTAATTTTTTTAAATTTCTGATTCTTCGTTTTCCCATAGAACCAAGACCAACGATTAGGATTTTCAAATTATTTTTGCACTCCTGTTTGTTTTAATGTCAAATCAGTCATTTTGGCTCCAAAATTTTTTTTCCATCTTTCATCAACTCCATCAATAATTTTTATTAAATCTGGATGTTTCTCAAATAAAATCAGAATATCATTTAAATGAAAATCGTTTCCCAAATAACCAAAAATTCTTTTGGCTAATTCATAATCTTCCTCATAGTCAAGAGTCAAACGAAGTTTTTTATTAAAAACCAAATTTTTGTCAGGTTGAAGATATCGACAATTAAAAATATTAGTTTTGGTAAAAAATTCTCTATAACCAGTTTCAGTATTTTTAGAGATTTTTATTCTACAAATTTTTTCTAATGCATCTCTAGCAACACCAACAGGAATGAATCCATGTGGAAATCCAGTATCAGTGATAAAATCAGCATTTGTTTTTTCAAATTCTTCAATCACCTTATCTACAAAATGAGGATCAGTGTAAATATCATCACCATCTACAACCACAGCAAAATCAGTTTCAAAAAAAATTGCAGCATCTCGTAAACGTATTAAAATATCGTGTTCACTACCTCTAAAATATTTGATATTTTTTTCATCTAAGAATGATACTAAAGGATCATCACTTTTTTTTTCAGTAGTACAAACAACTAGATTTTGTGTTTTTGTAGATTTTTGAAGACGATTCAATAGATATTGGATGATTGGTTGGTTGTCAATTAATTTCATAGCTTTTTTGGGTAATCGAGAACTATCTAATCTAACTAACAAAAATATACCGTAATTCATTATTAATCATCATAAATAGTTAATAAAAAAATTATTCTTAAAAACCTCAAAACACATGTTCATTAATTAGTTTGATGTCACTATCAACCATCATTTCGATTAGTTTTTTAAAAGTTATAGATGGTTTCCAGCCTAATTCTTTTTCAGCTTTAGTTGCATCTCCAACCAAATCATCAATATCCTGAGGTCTGAAATATTTTTTATCAATCTCAACAAAGTCTTTCCAATCACCTAAGCCAGAATAATCAAAGGCATAGTCTAAAAAATCTTTTACAGAATGAGATTCTCCTGTAGCAACTACATAATCAGATGATTTATCTTGTTGTAACATTTGCCACATAGCTTTGACATAATCACCTGCAAAACCCCAATCTCTTTTAGCATCAATATTGCCTAAAAATAATTTTTTGTCATACCCTAATTTGATTCGAGCAATGTTATGTGTAATCTTTCTTGTAACAAATTCTAATCCTCTTAATGGACTCTCATGATTGAATAAAATTCCACAAGTAGCAAAAAGACCATATGCTTCTCTATAGTGTTGCGCAGTTTTATGAGCAAAGACTTTGGAAACACCATAAGGACTAGCAGGATTCATCCTTGAAAATTCATTTTTTATTTCATTAGAATTTCCAAACATTTCACTAGATGATGCTTGATATATCTTAGTATGATTACTTGATTCTTTAACAGTTTCAAAAACACTCAACGCACCAGTAGCATTTACATTTGTTGTAAGAATAGGTTGATCAAATGAAATTCCAACAAAGGATTGTGCAGCAAGATTATACAATTCATCAGGTTGAGTTTCTTTAATTACTTTATTGATGGATATTGGATCTGTCAAATCTAATTTAACAAGATTGATTTTATCTAAAATATCAAAATATTCTAATCGTTCAAACAAGCGATGACTAGTTCGACGAAAACTTCCATATACATTATAGCCTTTTTTAAGTAAAAAATCTGCTAAATAACTTCCATCTTGTCCTGTTACTCCTAAAATAAGTGCAGATTTCATTGTACTAACAATCCATTTTCAATTAGCTTATCTAAAAAGTATCTGAACCCTTTTCCACCTTGTTCATGTCCTTTCCACACTTCTATAGCAAAACTTCTATTCTCAAGTTTATTCAGTATAGGAATTACTTTATCAAATGGTAAATCACCTTCACCAAATTGTAATCCTTCACCTTCAGGTCCCTCAGCATCTGAAAGATGATAATGCATTGCAAAATCCTTAATTTTGTTTAATTCATCTATTAAAGATAAACCCACTTTATTACAATATAATTGAGAATGGCATAAATCGAAACAAACGTTAAGGTTTGTTTCAGTACAATATTTTATTAAATCTTCAGACTCTAAAAAGATATTACTATTCCATCTACCTCCATAAAACCATCCATATGGAGGCATATTTTCAAGTAGGAAATTTACTCCAGAGATTTCTAATTGCTTAACTGAATCAACAACCATATTTTTCATTTTTTGAATATTATCTGTGGAAAGATTTTCAAGAGAATACCCACCAGGATGTACAATAATGCTTGGTTTACCTTTAAAATTTTCCCCTAACTGAATTGTTTTGTCAATCGCTTTTTGAACTAACTGAATACTAGTTTCTTTTGAATGAATTTGGTTTGTTTCCTCTAAAGCAACCAAATCAACAATTTTTCTATTAAAATATTCATAACAATGTACGATTAATTGTTGATCAAAATTTGAATCCAATTCAAGTTCTAAATCACTATCAGAAAAATGAAATTCCAATATTTTTGGATCGAATTTTAACATATCCATAACATCATGTTTACGAACTTTCATGCCTAGAATCATTTTAACAAAAATACTTTAAACTACATTTTATTGAATGTTATCAAAAAAATAACTAATGTTCAGAAATACATAGTTAAAATAGCGTAAAAAATTTTTATGAGGATAAATCAGGCAAATAAACATGGAAATTATAAAAATTAAACCAGCTTTTGAAGATGAACGGGGTTCAATTTGGGACTTTTTAACGGATGAAACTGTGCACCATATAGGATTTTTAATTAGTAAAAAAGGTTCAATTAGAGGAAAGCATTTTCACAAAGAGCAAAAACAATACACACTTGTACAAAATGGAAAAATCAAAGTTACCATAAAAAATCTTCAAGACAATAATTCAGAGGTAGAAACAAAAGAATTGAATAAGATGGACATGGTTTTCTTTCCACCATACATGTACCATTCTATTGAAGCACTTGAAGATTCTGAATGTTTGATCTTTACATCTAAAAGTAGAAAAGGTTCTGGTTACGAAGAAGATACGTTTAGAATTGAAGATATCAATTCATTTAAGATTTAATCAAATTGATTCAATTGATATAGTAATAATTCATAACGGATTATGAAAGTAAAATGAATTCTAAAATACGATTCGGAGTTATTGGATGCTCATCTATTGCAATGAAATCAGCCATTCCAGCAATTATTGATGGAAAAAATTCAACATTGAAAATGATTGGTAGTAGATCAATTACAAAAGCTAGAAAATTTGCAAAAAAATTTTCTTGTTCAGAATTTGGGAATTATGAAGATGTATTAAAAAATGATAATGTTGATGCAGTATACATTTCATTACCAATGAATTTGCATGAAAAGTGGGCAATAAAAGCGGCCAAATCAGGAAAACATGTACTATGCGAAAAATCAGCAGTTTTATCACATAATTCTGCTAAAAAAGTCATAGCTGAATGTAAAAAGAATAATGTTAGAATTATGGAAAATTTTATTTTTAAATTTCATCCTCAACATAAAAAAATTTTAGAACTTATTGCAAAAAATACTATTGGTGATATTCATACTATTTCTGCAAAATATGGATTTAATTTTTCACATATCACAAAAAATTTTAGATTTAATAAAAAACTTGGAGGGGGCTCATTAAATGATGTTGGATGTTATTTAATTTCAGCATGTATCTTTATCTTTAAAGATATTCCAGTATCAGTATGCTGTAATTTAGATATTGATAAAAAATCAAAAATCGATATTAGAGGTAACATATTGTTAACTTTTCCAAATAATAAAACTGGATTATTATCATTTGGTTACGATAATTATTTTCAATCTACATATGAGATATGGGGAACAAAGGGAATCATAAAATCTGAACGGGCATTTAATGTTACAAAAAATATGAAAACAGTAATTAATTTATTCCAAAATGACAAAATTAAAAAAATTACAATTCCTCCAGCAAATCAATTTCAGTTAGCAATTGAACATTTCTGTACTACAATACAAAAGAATGTAATCACAGATAATTTTGAAAAGGATATTCTTGATCAGGCATTAATAATGGATGTAATTAGAAAAGCGTCAGCAAGAAATTCATTTATGAAAATAAAAAGTTAAACAATTTTTGGTTCGGGTGTAGGAATGATAAATTTACCTCCATTTTCTTGAAAATTAGAATTATTTTTTATAATCTCATCTGAAAAATTCCAGGCTAAGATCAAAGCATAATCAGGTTGATCCTCCAATAATTTTTCATCAGAATATACAGGAATATGCATTCCTGGAGTAAATGTACCTATTTTGAGAGGATTTCTCTCAGTAACATAAGATAAAATTTCAGAATCTATTTTACAATAATTCAAGAGTGTATTTCCTTTAGCTGGTGCGCTAATTGCAACAATTTTTTTCCCATCTTTTTTAAGATCATGTAATAATTCCATCAGTATTTTGCGATGATGTTTTACTGAATTTGCAAAATTTTCAAGTCTTTTTCTTGAGTAAATTTCCTTTTTAGTTTCAAGTTCTAGGTAATTAGAAACATTATTTGTAATCTTTCTTTTATTTTTTCTACCAATAAAATATCTCAAAGTACCACCATGAATAGATTGTTCTTCAATATCAAAAATTTCAAAGTCAAATTTTTGACAAAATTTTATCATGGGTTTTACTGAAAGATATGAAAGATGTTCATGATAGATTGTATCATATTCTAAATTTTCTAATAAATTTACTAAATATGGTGCTTCAATCACAATTAATCCATCTTCAACTAAAAGTGAATCAGCAGTTTTCATAAAATCATCAAGATCATCAATATGAGCAAAAACATTGGTACCAGTAATAACAGAAACTTTACCATATTCATTAAGAATTTTTTTTATCAATTTTCCTGAAAAGAAATCTATGATACTATCTATCCCTTTTTTGATTGCAATATTTGCTAATTTGGAAGATGGTTCGATTCCTAAAACTCTCATTTTTTTTGATTTGAATGCATCTAAAAGGACTCCAGCATTACTCCCTACATCTATAATTAGTGAATTTTGCTCTAATTCAAATTTTTCACAAATTTCAATGCCCATTTTTGTAAAATGATCTCTACCGGTTTTGGTGGTAGATGAATCATAAGGATAATCCTGATTAAACATAAGCTCGGGAGGAACTACATAACCAAGTTGGCACAAACCACAGTTTTGGCAGGTATTTACTGTTAATGGAAAAAATGTTTCAGATTCTTCTAATTGTTTAAGAGTTAGAAAATTATCAGCAAGAGCAGAAAAACCTAAATCTAAAAATTTTTGAATATTACTACTTTTACACATTCGACAATTAGTTTTTTTCATATCTTTACACTTTTTTTGTACTTCCTAATCTTTTTTCATTCATTTCATATCATCTTCCAACAAATATTCTCCAATCTGGATTTTTCTAGGGGATTTTTTCCCAATTATGTCGAAAAAATATTGTGCAGATAAGCCTTTTTCAGGTCCTTTTACCTCAATATTTTCTTCTGAAAAAATTTCCCCCTCATCAATATCAGACATACAGACAATACTCTTAGATACCACCTCTCTCTGAAGAACTTCTGCTCGAGTCATTTTTTTTATTGGTTTACCTTTAGCTTTTTCAGATAACCTAATCATAGTTACTAATTCTTTGAATTCATTTGGTTCTAATGAAGATGAATGATCTAATCCTTTCATTTTTTTATCAAGTGTGATATGTCTTTCTATAACTACAGCACCAATATTTGCAGCAGTTAGACTACCTATAATTCCTATTTCGTGATCACTGAAGCCTATTGGAACATTGAATTTTTTTGCA encodes the following:
- a CDS encoding SDR family oxidoreductase, with the translated sequence MILIIGGSGFLGYYLHHNFIKNGQKVNSTYFKHRINEEYFHYLDVTDKKNIHTIIQKIKPDVIIYASAITNVDLCETDKNLAKAINVTGLKFTIDAAASFHSKIIYISTSAVFDGSKKSYSEAEKTNPISSYGLTKSMGEELVLNSNLPYLIIRTDQPYSWKKNWHHTNSVLRVIEHLNSNEEHLEISDWYNTPTYVPDFVACTQKLVNDDHTGIFHLVGSDFKNRFDFALIVADIFGLDKNKIKAINSSVLKLPAKRVNVKLENKKAFEKTGMAMSNSIDGLKKMRKIQPV
- a CDS encoding cephalosporin hydroxylase family protein, producing MDNSIFEKRNKKKILQMKEDTSLDALSKKWISDSYQYEYSYHFKWLGLPIIQYPQDIIALQEIIWKLKPDLIIETGVARGGSVTFLASMLEIIGKGEIIGIDIKIHQQNKKAIEKHPMFKRITLIEGSSINKKTINKINQLSKNKKCIMVILDSNHTHKHVLSELKAYSQLITKGSYLIVFDTLIEFLPNNFFKNRPWTKTKNPKSAIREFLKTTNRFKIDKNITNKLLITAAPDGYLKCVKK
- the rfbC gene encoding dTDP-4-dehydrorhamnose 3,5-epimerase, whose protein sequence is MIFTETKLKGSFIVELEKFQDERGFFARIWDKNLFEEKGLNPNISQGSISFNLKKGTFRGMHYQIPPYDEDKLIRCSKGKIFDIIVDIRPSSSTYKQWEGFDLSSENNKMLYIPKGFAHGFQTLVDNTEVTYQISQDYMPDYSRGFKWNDPSFKIKLPLEISIISKKDLSYKFFTEKKVNENG
- a CDS encoding class I SAM-dependent methyltransferase, with protein sequence MEKKCRFCNEYLEVTFADLGTSPLSNSFLKKSRLTEKEPIFPLHAYVCKNCFLVQLEEFNSPDKIFSDYAYFSSYSETWMKHALEYVEQITDRFELDENSFVIEIASNDGYLLQNFKNKNIPCMGIEPAENIANIAKQKGIQTMVKFFDIDVAKELSAKNQKADLLLGNNVLAHVPNINNFVEGMKILLKPNGIITMEFPHLMQLIDKNQFDTIYHEHFSYISLYTAVKIFEKHNLKIFDVDELNTHGGSLRIYATHIENSNHIINNNVKKLLDKEIEFGITKISTYTNFQKKIEKIKKQLLDFVSSVKNRNKKIVCYGAAAKGNTMLNYCKIGLDYIDYVVDRSPYKQGLYLPGTHILIKSPDEIQKTKPDYVIILPWNLQEEVVKQMDFIKEWGGRFVVPIPEVKIL
- the rfbG gene encoding CDP-glucose 4,6-dehydratase; translation: MNKEFWKEKTVLLTGHTGFKGSWLTLWLKKMGAKITGFSNDIPTTPSLFELADVKNGINSIEGDIRNFDEVSNVIKKTNPEIIFHMAAQSLVRMSYTNPRETYETNVMGTVNLFDALRENKKTRLIINVTSDKCYDNKEFDRGYTEEDALGGYDPYSSSKGCSELVTTAFRNSFFQSDNHKIALASVRAGNVIGGGDWAKDRLIPDLMQSLLNNKEVKIRNLHAVRPWQHVFEPLSGYLLLAEKMWLDGPRFAQAWNFGPNEQGKKVSWIIDKISEIYGKKCKISLEKSENPHEAKTLKLDCTKSQTILGWKPKIDIEKMLQLTVDWYKEYKKQSDMKQISEKQIDDFDSM
- the rfbF gene encoding glucose-1-phosphate cytidylyltransferase, with protein sequence MKVVILAGGLGTRISEETHLKPKPMIEIGGKPILWHIMKMYSSYGLNDFVICCGYKGYMVKEYFANYFLHTSDVTFDMKNNKMEVHRKSAEPWLVTLVDTGLETMTGGRLKRVKDFVNNETFCFTYGDGVSDIDLSKLIDFHNNSKTSATVTAVQPPGRFGTLDISGNKITNFKEKPAGDGNWINGGFFVLEPKIFDYIDDDLTIWERQPLEKLAEEGQLSAYRHNTFWQPLDTLRDKTHLENLWNSGKAPWKNW
- a CDS encoding Gfo/Idh/MocA family oxidoreductase, which gives rise to MKILIVGLGSMGKRRIRNLKKLGNFGILGYDPQKIRRDESFKKYKIETFDNIDHAISQHPNAIIISTPPDLHLKYALLAIKNNIDFFMELNHSSSHVKQIIKKIKGKKIIAAPSCTMRYHPIVSELEKLLKKKKIGKIFEIHHYNGQNLKSWHPWENYKNFFVSKKETGGAKELVPFELNWLFYLFSKIISVSSSVQKVSNLDVDIDDIYQIHANFKNGIIGNFIFDVISEPSFRETRLIGEKGVILCDFKKGTIQVNTGKKWNIKKLDTGKVASGYLGNTPPENIYEKEMKNFLLAVKRKQKYPFSLEQDLQILNVLDAIELSSKKGKKVVITEKN
- a CDS encoding cytidylyltransferase domain-containing protein gives rise to the protein MNYGIFLLVRLDSSRLPKKAMKLIDNQPIIQYLLNRLQKSTKTQNLVVCTTEKKSDDPLVSFLDEKNIKYFRGSEHDILIRLRDAAIFFETDFAVVVDGDDIYTDPHFVDKVIEEFEKTNADFITDTGFPHGFIPVGVARDALEKICRIKISKNTETGYREFFTKTNIFNCRYLQPDKNLVFNKKLRLTLDYEEDYELAKRIFGYLGNDFHLNDILILFEKHPDLIKIIDGVDERWKKNFGAKMTDLTLKQTGVQK
- a CDS encoding GDP-mannose 4,6-dehydratase, whose amino-acid sequence is MKSALILGVTGQDGSYLADFLLKKGYNVYGSFRRTSHRLFERLEYFDILDKINLVKLDLTDPISINKVIKETQPDELYNLAAQSFVGISFDQPILTTNVNATGALSVFETVKESSNHTKIYQASSSEMFGNSNEIKNEFSRMNPASPYGVSKVFAHKTAQHYREAYGLFATCGILFNHESPLRGLEFVTRKITHNIARIKLGYDKKLFLGNIDAKRDWGFAGDYVKAMWQMLQQDKSSDYVVATGESHSVKDFLDYAFDYSGLGDWKDFVEIDKKYFRPQDIDDLVGDATKAEKELGWKPSITFKKLIEMMVDSDIKLINEHVF
- a CDS encoding TIM barrel protein, whose translation is MKVRKHDVMDMLKFDPKILEFHFSDSDLELELDSNFDQQLIVHCYEYFNRKIVDLVALEETNQIHSKETSIQLVQKAIDKTIQLGENFKGKPSIIVHPGGYSLENLSTDNIQKMKNMVVDSVKQLEISGVNFLLENMPPYGWFYGGRWNSNIFLESEDLIKYCTETNLNVCFDLCHSQLYCNKVGLSLIDELNKIKDFAMHYHLSDAEGPEGEGLQFGEGDLPFDKVIPILNKLENRSFAIEVWKGHEQGGKGFRYFLDKLIENGLLVQ
- a CDS encoding WxcM-like domain-containing protein; protein product: MEIIKIKPAFEDERGSIWDFLTDETVHHIGFLISKKGSIRGKHFHKEQKQYTLVQNGKIKVTIKNLQDNNSEVETKELNKMDMVFFPPYMYHSIEALEDSECLIFTSKSRKGSGYEEDTFRIEDINSFKI